Below is a genomic region from Prosthecobacter vanneervenii.
TATCAGGCCGGACGACCTCAATCATCTGCCTTGGCTGGGAATTCTGCAGCCGCATTTCTACTCCCGCGACCGTGTGGAGCTCGAAAGAACCAGGCAGGTCAAAAAGCTCAAGCTGATCCCGGTCATGCTGCTGGATACCGTGACGGCTCTGCGGGAGGCCGCTATCGAGGGGGCAGGATTCACCATCCTGCCGGAGTGGATGGCCGCCCGTGACATCACCGCCGGACGGTTGGTGCAGCTTCTCCCAGACTGGCATCTGGCCCCCATAGACCTCCAGATTGCTCATTCGGCCCATGAGCACCTGCCACAGCGGGTGAAAAGCCTGATCGAATACCTGGAGCAGGAGCTTCCCCTGGAGATTCACCGGCTGGACTTGAATGAGAGATAGGCATTTCGCCCAGTTCGTCGCGCCGGTCCGCAAAAAATTGCATGCGCACCGAGCACGCTCTGTGCTAGGAATCCCGCCCCCGCCGCCTTGCGGCTTGTTTACCCCTCATCAAAAAACCATCATGCCCAAGCAGACCATTCGTGACCTCGACCTCGCCGGAAAACGCGTTTTTGTGCGCGTTGATTTCAACGTGCCGCTCGAAGAGAAGGACGGCCAGATGGTCATCACCGACGCCACCCGCATCCAGGAGACCCTGCCCACCATCAACTTCCTGATCGAAAAGGGTGCCAAGATCATCCTCGCCAGCCATCTGGGCCGTCCCAAGGGACAGCGTGATCCCAAGCAGAGCCTGGCTCCTGTGGCCCCAGCTCTCAGCGCCTTGATCGGCAGGCCGGTGGCCTTCGCTAGCGACTGCGTCGGCGAAGAAGCCAAGGCCAAGGCCCTCGCGCTGGGCAATGGCGATGTGCTCCTGCTGGAAAACACCCGCTTCCACGCTGGTGAAGAAAAAAATGACGCCACCCTGGCCAAGGGCATGGCTGAACTCGCCGAAATCTTTGTGAACGACGCCTTTGGCTCCGCCCACCGCGCGCACAGCTCCACGGCCGGCATTGCCGACTACCTGCCTGCAGTCTCCGGCCTGCTCATGGAGAAGGAGCTCACCTGGCTGCACGACGAACTCGAAAATCCCGAGCGTCCCTTCGTGGTGATCCTCGGTGGTGCCAAGGTGAACGACAAGATCGGCGTCATCAACCGTCTGCTCGAAAAGGCGGACAGCATCATCATCGGCGGCGGCATGGCCTACACCTTCCGCAAAATCGTCGAAGGCATCTCCATCGGCAAGAGCCTCTACAAGCCCGAGTGGGAGCCCATCGCCCAGGCCGCACTGGACAAGGCCAAGGAGCGTGGCGTTAAGATCCTCATCCCGGTGGATGCCATGATCACCGACTCCTTTGACTTCGACACCAAGAAGCTCGGCAACCTGAAGTTCACCTCCGTCGGCGAAAGCATCCCTGATGGCTGGGAAGGCGTGGACATCGGACCCGAGTCTGTGAAGCTCTTCTCCGAGGAAATCTCCAAGGCCAAGACGGTCATCTGGAACGGCCCGATGGGCGTGTTTGAAATCAAGGACAGCGCCAAGGGCACCTTCGACGTGGCTGCAGCCGTGGCGGCCAATTCCAGCGCCAAGACCATCATCGGTGGCGGCGACAGCGTGAAGGCCGTCAAGAAAGCCAAGCTCGGTGACAAGATGACCTTCATCTCAACCGGCGGTGGCGCCTCCCTCGAACTCCTCGAAGGCAAAGTTCTCCCCGGCGTTGCCTGCCTCAAAGACAAGTAATTCGAATCGTTGTAAACAACTGTAAACTTCCCCTCATATGGCCTTCGCCCACTTCCGCAAACCCATCATCGCCGCCAACTGGAAAATGCACATGACGCCCCAGGAGACGGATGACTTTCTCCGTTCTTTTGCCCGTCTGGTGCCAGACAAGGTGCCGGTGCAGATCGTCGTGGCTCCTCCCTTCGTCAGCCTGGCCAAAGCCCAGGATGTGCTCATGAATGCCCGTGAGCAAAGCGTCGAATTGGCCGCCCAGAACATGAGCGCCCAGCCTGCCGGTGCCTTCACCGGAGAGATCAGCGCACGCATGATCAAGGAGTGTGGCTGCAGACACGTCATCCTCGGCCACAGCGAGCGCCGCAGCCTCTACGGAGAGACCAACGCCATCGTGAACGCCAAGGTGCTCGCGGCTCTTGAGGCCCGTCTGCATCCGATCCTCTGCATTGGTGAAACCCTCGCCGAGCGTGACAACGGGCAGATTGAGCAGGTGCTCGGCAGTCAGCTTCGCGAGTCCCTCGCTGAAGTTGGCCCCCGCCGCATCACCGACTGTGTCATCGCTTATGAGCCCGTCTGGGCCATCGGCACCGGCCGCACCGCCAGCCCTGAGCAGGCACAGGAAGCCCACGCCTTCACCCGTCAGGTGCTCGGAGAGCTCTTCGGTGAAGATGTCGCCGCCAAGATCCGCATCCAGTACGGTGGCAGCGTGAAGCCCGGCAACATGGCCGAACTTATCAGCCAGAAGGACGTGGACGGCGCTCTCGTGGGCGGTGCCAGCCTGGAACCCGGAAGCTTCTGGGAAATCTGCCGTGCTGCCATCGACTGGACGAACGCCAACATGTAGTGCTCGTAGCTACATTTTCGAATAGTCTTGTAAGCGTTTGTCGCATTTGTCCATAATTGGGCAAATGCGACGAATCATTTTTGCGGTTCTTCTTTTGAGCCTGACGGCTTTGCAGGTTCACGCACAGTCATCATGGAAGGCTGGCGCAGCCGATGCAGACATCACTCCGAACTATCCGGTGCGTCTCAGCGGTTACGGCAGCCGCACGACTGAGTATGAAAAAGTGGCGCAGCGTCTGCATGCAAACGCCTTGGTTGTGCAATGGCAGGATGACAAGCCCGCAGTCATTGTCAGTGTGGACAATTGCGGTGTGCCTGCTGCAGTGCGCACTGAAGTTCTCAAACGCCTCGCCGCCGCTGGTAGAGTGGTGGCGGACGAGCGCCTGGCTCTGCATTCGACTCACACTCACTGCGCCCCTATGCTCACAGGCGTGCTGCCATTTCTCTTTGGCGCAGACTTGCCTGCAGATCAGGTGCAGCGCATCGCACGCTATACCGAAGACCTAACCTCGCACATCGTCAGCATTATCCTAAAAGCCTGGGACAAGATGGAGCCTGCCAGGCTGGAATGGAGCGTGGGCAAAGTTTACTTCGCATTCAACAGGCGGCTGAAAACCGACAAGGGGTTTCAAAACATGCAGAACTTCAGCGGGCCGACAGATCGTGCTCTGCCTGTGCTCTGTGTCAGGTCCGCAGACGGGAAAAAGCTCATCGCCACGCACGCCAGTTATGCCTGCCACTGCACTACGCTCGGCATGAATGAGATCCACGGAGACTGGGCGGGGCTGGCGCATGAAGAACTGGAACTGCGCTTCCCTGAATCCGTTTGCCTCATCGCCATCGGCTGCGGGGCAGATCAAAATCCATACCCGAGAAAAGAGAGTCGCTTTGCCATGGATCATGGCGTCACCATTGCCAAAGAAATCGTGCGTCTCATCAACAACCCAATGCAGCCTCTGAATGGCCCTCTAAGCTGCGCTCATCAGGAGGTAATGCTGCCTTTCGACAAACCACTCACCCTGGAGGAGTGGAAAGCCAAGGCGGCGGACTCCAACAAGTGGACGGCCTATCACGCCAAAAAGCATCTGGAGATGCTCGAGCGTGGAGAAAAGATTCCACCGGCCCTGCCTTATGACATTCAGGTCTGGAACTACGGCAACTCCCTGCTGACGATCAATCTGCCAGGAGAGGTGGTGGTGGACTACAGCCTGCGCTTCAAACGCGAGTACGATCCCGCCCGCACTTGGGTGAACGGCTACACCAATGACGTGCCCTGCTACATCCCCTCACAGCGAGTCTGGGAAGAAGGAGGTTACGAGGCCGGCGGTGCCATGATCTATTATGGCCGCCCCAATCGTTTTGCGCCGGGCATCGAAAACATCATCGCTGCCACGGTGAAGCAGCTCGTGCCCAAAGGCTTTACGGCTCCTGCCGCGGCCAATTAATGCCGCTTCAGCACGCGGAGACACTCACGCTCCTCGCGGCCTGGGTAGGCCTTGGCTGGGATGCAGCTTTCCAGCACTTCAAAGCGCGGGGCAAACAGGCCGCTGAGCTCGTCTTGGGTGATCCCAAACGGCGGCCCGCTTTCACCAGGATCCATTTCCGGATTGATGAAAAACACTCCGATGAGCAGTCCTCCAGGCTTCAGCAGTCCAGCCACGGCATCCCGGTATTTGGTTCGCCATTCCGGCGGCAATGCACATAGGCAGGTATGCTCCACGATGGCGTCGTACTCTCCACGAAATTCAAACAGATCCGCGCATACAAAACGCTCTGCCAACTGCGGGTAGTGCGCCCTGGCGCGTTCCACCGCCAGTGGGGCGATGTCGAGCCCGTGTGCATCAATCCCGCGTGACACCAGATGCGCCACATCATGACCCGCGCCGCATCCTGGCACCAGCACGCGGCCGGTGAGGGTGTTGTTCTCCAGCCATTCCACTAAAGGCGGTGCAGGCAGTCCCTTGTCCCACGGGGTGAAGTTCTCTTGATACGCTTGGTTCCAGTCGGTGATGTTCACTACGGTTGTTTCTCTTTCTCGTGCTTGATTACGCCTTCCAGCGTCGTCTGGCCTGCATCTCCGGTGAAGGTCACCTTGCTTTCGATCACATCTTTCGCCTCTCCTGTGCCCGCAAACGCTTCGGTGATGGTGATGCTGCTCTGGCCGCTGCCGGTGATGGCTTTCAGCTCAAACGTAAGGTTCACTTCAGACACATGGCCTTCGAAATGGATGTTTTGGGATCCATCGGCACCGGTCAGATTGGCCTCGTAGCTGTCGGCACCCTCGTTATAGGTGATGGTCCACTGAAATGGCTGAGTGTCTCCATTGATGGTTCGCGTGCCTCTGATCACAAAGGAGTTGTCGCCATCCGCGCTACCCGTCCATTCCTCCTTGATGTCCAGAGTGTTGTTGTTCTCCCCCTTCAGCTCCCCCGCCGCCTTCCAGGTGCCGATGTAGTGCTTGAACAGCGGGTTCATGCCAAGGTCCTTGGCGCTGAGGCTGGCGCATGCCAGCAGGCACAGGGAGGCGAGCAGTGTTTTCATGCGATGATCTCCTGAATGACTTTGCCGTAGCTGATCGGCACAGGGCGGTTCACCACATCGCGCACCTCAGTGTCCGGCTGGATGCCCAGCAGATGATACATCGTGGCGGCCAGATCATCCGGCTTCACCGGTTTATCCGCAGGATGCTCCCCGTTTTTGTCAGAGGCACCGTGCACATAGCCACGTTTCACACCGCCGCCTGCCAGCAGGGCCGTGTAGCACTGCGGCCAGTGATCGCGTGACACGTTCTTGTTGATCTTGGGCGTGCGGCCAAACTCTCCCACCCACACCACCAGTGTCTCATCCAGCAGGCCTCGCTCATCGAGATCCGTCAGGAAGGTCGGAAGCGTCTGCTCGGTGATGGGCAGGTGATATTTCTCAATGATCGGGAACATGCGCGTGTCATTGAAGCCGTGTGTGTCCCATCCTCCTTCGGTGGTGCTTTGTCCGCCGATGCCCTGGGCAAAGTTCACCGTCACAAACTTGACGCCCGCCTCCACCAGCCGCCGCGCCAGCAGCAGGCTTTGCCCATAGGGCGTGCGACCATAGCCGTCGCGTACCTTGTCAGGCTCCTTGGTCAGGTCAAAGGCAGCACGCAGCTTCTCGCTGTGCAGCATGGCCAGCGCTTTGTCATAGTAGCTTTCGATGCCTCGCGCCTCGGCGGAGTAGTCCAGCAGCCGGGTCTGTGAATCCACCAGCTTCTGCAGCTCGCGTCGTGCGTTCAGGCGCTCAAAGCTCACCCCGCTGGGCAGGCTCAGCTCCGGCAGTGCAAAACCCGCCGCGCTGGGATCTCGCAGCACGATGAAGGGATCGTGCTCTTTCCCCAGAAAGCTCCCGCGTTGTCCAGGCGTTACCGAGCCGTCGCTCACGATGTAGGGAAAGGTGGCCGAAGTCGGGATCTCCCCTCTTAACGGTGCTATCTTGTCCACCACGGAGGAGTAGGCGGGGAAGAGGTCCGGGGAATCCTTCAGCCGCTGGTCATCGCTCGGCGGGGCGTGGCCGCTCAGCGCATAATAACCGGCGCTGTTGTGATTCTTCATCGTGTGATGCACGGACCTCACCAGTGTCACCTTGTCCATCACCTTGGCTGTCTTTGGCAGCTTCTCAGACACCCAGATGCCGTCGGCGCTGGACTTGATCGGCTTGTGAAAGCCGCGAATGCCCTCAGGTGCATCCGGCTTCATGTCAAAGGTCTCCAGATGGCTGGGACCGCCCCACTGAAAGCAGAAGATCACCGACTTGGCGCGTGCCACCAGCTTGTCCATTCCCTGGTTTTCCAGACCATGGAGAAAGCGCGGCATCGTCAGCCCAAACATCCCCAGTCCGCCGGCGGAAAGAAGCTGGCGGCGGCTGATTCGGGTGCAGGCACCCGTGGGATTGAAAGGAGAAGCCATGCAGAGAATCAAACGTGGCACAGCATGCCGCACTTTCTGCGCTCTGCCAGCACTTGCGGGGGGCTGGCCAGCGATGTATCCGCAAGGCATGCCCAACCTCACCACCCCCACCGGATTCAAAGAATGGTCCTTCGTCTGCGATGCCCTCGTGCAGGGCCGCCTCAGCATCATTCTGCGCAAAGGGGGCATCCATGAAGGCCGCGGCGGCTTTGAGTGGAAGCACCGCCAGTTCTTCCTCTTTCCCACTTGGTTTCACAATCAGGCTGAAAAGCTGAACTGGGTTCCGGAAAACACTCAGCGCGACTTTCCGCCCGAGGAACAGCGCACCACCGTGGACATCGACGGCTGCGCCACACTGGAGCAGGTCTGGAAGGTCACAGACTGGGACAAGGTGTCCGCCCTGGCCCCGCTGCACATCTGGAATGAGGACGTGGTAAAAGAGCGCTTTGTCTATGACGACGAGAGCTGCCTGCACATCGCCCTCGTGCGTGCCTACAAGCTGCCGCAGAACTGGCACTTCCCTTATGCCAAGAGCTACGGCGGCTGCCGCTCCTGGATCACTCTGCCGGAGGAAGGCCTCCCTCTGGCCGCTGCGGCCACTCCTGCGCTGAGCGACGAAGCTTTTGCCGATGTTTCTGCGAAGTTGAAAGCGATCTTGGGCTAGTCGAGTGTCACCCACTTGAACCCAGCCGACGCCATCCGCCCAGCCCACGTCGAGGTCAGCCTCGGCGCCATCGCGCAGAACTATGACGCCATCCGCGCCCACGTGGGCACGGCGCAGGTCATGCCTGTGGTCAAGGCCAACGCCTACGGCCACGGCCTCGTGGAGGTGGCGCGGCACCTTATGACTCATGGCGCGCCATGCCTCGGTGTGGCCCTTCTTGAAGAAGCCATTGTCTTGCGCCAGGCGGGCGTCACCATTCCCATCCTCGTCTTTGGCGGTGTTGCTACACGGCAGATCCCGCAGTTCATCGAGCATGGCCTGATGATGGCCGCCTCCTCCATCGACAAACTGCGGCAGATTGATGAAGCCGCCGCCGCAGTGAAAACGAAGGCCCGTGTGCATCTGAAAATCGACACCGGCATGGAGCGCATCGGCGTCCATTGGTACAGCGCGGAGAAGCTTCTGGAGGCCAGCCTCCAATTTTCCAATGTGGAGGTGGCAGGCATCTACTCCCACTTTGCCAGCTCGGACGATTCCGATCTCTCCGCCGCCAGAGAGCAGCTTTCGCGCTTCCTTGAAGTCCTCGAGTTTTACCCCAAACACGGACTGCAGCCGCCACTGCGCCACATCGCCAATTCCGGCGGCATCCTGCAATTGCCGGAGAGCCACCTCGATCTCGTGCGCCCGGGCATCATGCTCTACGGCGTTTATCCTTCCAAGGAAACACTCCGCACGGTTCCACTGACTTCGGCCCTCAGCTGGAAATCCCAGGTTGTGTTTTTCAAAGTGGTCCAACCGGGCAGCCCGGTGAGCTACGGCGGCACCTGGCGCAGCGACCATCAGGTGCGCGTCGTCACAGTGCCCGTCGGTTATGGAGACGGTTATTTCCGCGCCCTCTCCAATCGCGGCTCAGTGCTCATTCGTGGACAGCGTCACCCCATCGTCGGCCGGGTGTGCATGGACCAGTTCATGGTGAACCTGGAATGGGGCACCGCCTATAATGGCGATGTCGTCACCCTCATCGGCAGTGATGGCGCTGAAACCATCACCGCCCAGGATGTGGCAGATGCGGCCGGCACCATCGCCTATGAGGTGCTGACCAACATCAACTCACGCGTGCCTCGCGTGTATC
It encodes:
- the tpiA gene encoding triose-phosphate isomerase, with translation MAFAHFRKPIIAANWKMHMTPQETDDFLRSFARLVPDKVPVQIVVAPPFVSLAKAQDVLMNAREQSVELAAQNMSAQPAGAFTGEISARMIKECGCRHVILGHSERRSLYGETNAIVNAKVLAALEARLHPILCIGETLAERDNGQIEQVLGSQLRESLAEVGPRRITDCVIAYEPVWAIGTGRTASPEQAQEAHAFTRQVLGELFGEDVAAKIRIQYGGSVKPGNMAELISQKDVDGALVGGASLEPGSFWEICRAAIDWTNANM
- a CDS encoding neutral/alkaline non-lysosomal ceramidase N-terminal domain-containing protein, whose protein sequence is MRRIIFAVLLLSLTALQVHAQSSWKAGAADADITPNYPVRLSGYGSRTTEYEKVAQRLHANALVVQWQDDKPAVIVSVDNCGVPAAVRTEVLKRLAAAGRVVADERLALHSTHTHCAPMLTGVLPFLFGADLPADQVQRIARYTEDLTSHIVSIILKAWDKMEPARLEWSVGKVYFAFNRRLKTDKGFQNMQNFSGPTDRALPVLCVRSADGKKLIATHASYACHCTTLGMNEIHGDWAGLAHEELELRFPESVCLIAIGCGADQNPYPRKESRFAMDHGVTIAKEIVRLINNPMQPLNGPLSCAHQEVMLPFDKPLTLEEWKAKAADSNKWTAYHAKKHLEMLERGEKIPPALPYDIQVWNYGNSLLTINLPGEVVVDYSLRFKREYDPARTWVNGYTNDVPCYIPSQRVWEEGGYEAGGAMIYYGRPNRFAPGIENIIAATVKQLVPKGFTAPAAAN
- the alr gene encoding alanine racemase, translated to MNPADAIRPAHVEVSLGAIAQNYDAIRAHVGTAQVMPVVKANAYGHGLVEVARHLMTHGAPCLGVALLEEAIVLRQAGVTIPILVFGGVATRQIPQFIEHGLMMAASSIDKLRQIDEAAAAVKTKARVHLKIDTGMERIGVHWYSAEKLLEASLQFSNVEVAGIYSHFASSDDSDLSAAREQLSRFLEVLEFYPKHGLQPPLRHIANSGGILQLPESHLDLVRPGIMLYGVYPSKETLRTVPLTSALSWKSQVVFFKVVQPGSPVSYGGTWRSDHQVRVVTVPVGYGDGYFRALSNRGSVLIRGQRHPIVGRVCMDQFMVNLEWGTAYNGDVVTLIGSDGAETITAQDVADAAGTIAYEVLTNINSRVPRVYL
- a CDS encoding methyltransferase domain-containing protein; its protein translation is MNITDWNQAYQENFTPWDKGLPAPPLVEWLENNTLTGRVLVPGCGAGHDVAHLVSRGIDAHGLDIAPLAVERARAHYPQLAERFVCADLFEFRGEYDAIVEHTCLCALPPEWRTKYRDAVAGLLKPGGLLIGVFFINPEMDPGESGPPFGITQDELSGLFAPRFEVLESCIPAKAYPGREERECLRVLKRH
- a CDS encoding DUF1501 domain-containing protein, coding for MASPFNPTGACTRISRRQLLSAGGLGMFGLTMPRFLHGLENQGMDKLVARAKSVIFCFQWGGPSHLETFDMKPDAPEGIRGFHKPIKSSADGIWVSEKLPKTAKVMDKVTLVRSVHHTMKNHNSAGYYALSGHAPPSDDQRLKDSPDLFPAYSSVVDKIAPLRGEIPTSATFPYIVSDGSVTPGQRGSFLGKEHDPFIVLRDPSAAGFALPELSLPSGVSFERLNARRELQKLVDSQTRLLDYSAEARGIESYYDKALAMLHSEKLRAAFDLTKEPDKVRDGYGRTPYGQSLLLARRLVEAGVKFVTVNFAQGIGGQSTTEGGWDTHGFNDTRMFPIIEKYHLPITEQTLPTFLTDLDERGLLDETLVVWVGEFGRTPKINKNVSRDHWPQCYTALLAGGGVKRGYVHGASDKNGEHPADKPVKPDDLAATMYHLLGIQPDTEVRDVVNRPVPISYGKVIQEIIA
- a CDS encoding DUF1802 family protein, which gives rise to MPNLTTPTGFKEWSFVCDALVQGRLSIILRKGGIHEGRGGFEWKHRQFFLFPTWFHNQAEKLNWVPENTQRDFPPEEQRTTVDIDGCATLEQVWKVTDWDKVSALAPLHIWNEDVVKERFVYDDESCLHIALVRAYKLPQNWHFPYAKSYGGCRSWITLPEEGLPLAAAATPALSDEAFADVSAKLKAILG
- a CDS encoding phosphoglycerate kinase; this encodes MPKQTIRDLDLAGKRVFVRVDFNVPLEEKDGQMVITDATRIQETLPTINFLIEKGAKIILASHLGRPKGQRDPKQSLAPVAPALSALIGRPVAFASDCVGEEAKAKALALGNGDVLLLENTRFHAGEEKNDATLAKGMAELAEIFVNDAFGSAHRAHSSTAGIADYLPAVSGLLMEKELTWLHDELENPERPFVVILGGAKVNDKIGVINRLLEKADSIIIGGGMAYTFRKIVEGISIGKSLYKPEWEPIAQAALDKAKERGVKILIPVDAMITDSFDFDTKKLGNLKFTSVGESIPDGWEGVDIGPESVKLFSEEISKAKTVIWNGPMGVFEIKDSAKGTFDVAAAVAANSSAKTIIGGGDSVKAVKKAKLGDKMTFISTGGGASLELLEGKVLPGVACLKDK